The window TATGCGCTTGTGACCATGTGCATTGGCGGAGGCCAGGGCATTGCAGCGATTTTTGAACGCCTCTGACCCGCACTGACCTGCACGCGGGTGCGCACACTGCCATCGCCACCCGCGATGCTGCCACCCGCTATTGGCAATGCGAGCGCCACGGTCGATCAGCGATCATTGGCGCCCGCTGCCCCAGATCAGCCGGGCCACCGCAGCCGCACCCAGCGGCTCAAAGGCCGCCCGCACACCACTGAACCGACGGAGACACCCCTCACCATGATGCGCACCCTGCTTTCCTTCACCGCCCTCGCCTTCGCGCTGGGCACCACGGCCCACGCTCAGGCGCCTGCGCCTGCTGCGGCCTACCCTGCCAAGCCCATCCGCCTGATCGTGCCCTTTCCGCCCGGCGGCGGCACCGACATCCTGTCGCGCCTGGTGGCCACCAAGCTCACCGAAAGCGCCAAGTGGACCGTGGTGGCCGACAACCGTGCCGGCGCCGGCGGCACCATCGGCATTGGCGAGGCAGTCAAGGCGGCGCCCACGGGCTATGACCTGGTCATGGGCCAGAAGGACAACCTCGTCATCGGCCCCTGGCTGTACAAGAACCTGACCTGGGACCCCACCAAGGACCTGACCGCTGTGGCCCATGTGGCCTACACGCCCGTGGTCATTGCGACCAGTGCCAACTCCAAGTTCAAGACGCTGGCCGACGTGGTGGCTGCCGCCAAGGCTGCGCCCGGCACCATCACCTACGGGTCGCCCGGCAACGGCACCTCCATCCACCTGGCGGGCGACCTGTTCGAGAAGGCTGCGGGCATCAAGCTCAGCCACATCCCGTACAAGGGCTCCAACCCTGCGTTGATGGATGCGCTGTCGGGCAACGTGGATTTGCTCATGTCGTCGGTGCCATCCGCCATGGCGCAGATCAAGTCGGGCAAGCTGCGCCCGCTGGCCGTGACCTCGGCCAAGCGCAGTTCGTCCATGCCCGAGGTACCCACCGTGTCCGAGTCGGGCTTCAAGGACTTTGATGTGAGCACCTGGTACGGCGTGTTTGCGCCCGCCGGTACACCAGCCACCGTGGTGAACGTCGTCAACGCAGAAATCAACAAACTGCTGGCCACCCCTGAAATGAAGGCCGCCATCCACGCCCAGGGCGCCGAGCCAGAGGCCATGTCGGCCGCTCAGTTCAACACCCTGCTCAAGGCTGACTACGCCAAGTGGAAGGGCATTGTGGAAGCCTCTGGCGCAAAGATCGAGTGACCGCCTGAAGCGCTCTCTGCAATAAAAAACGGCTCCGAAAGGAGCCGTTTTGCATAGTGCAAAAACAATCAGTCCCGCACGACCAGCACAGGGATGTGCACCACCCCCAGCACACGCTGCGTGACGCTGCCCAGCACCAGCTTTTCGAGGCCACGACGGCCATGCGAGCCCATCACGATGAGGTCGGCGCCCGTGCTCTCCAGCGCACGCAAAATGCCATCGTGCACCGCGTGGCCCTCACCCACCACGGTGGTGACCTGCACGCCCGCATCGGCCATGGCTTTCTTGGTGGCTTCCAACGCTGCGTTGGC of the Acidovorax sp. 107 genome contains:
- a CDS encoding tripartite tricarboxylate transporter substrate binding protein, with translation MMRTLLSFTALAFALGTTAHAQAPAPAAAYPAKPIRLIVPFPPGGGTDILSRLVATKLTESAKWTVVADNRAGAGGTIGIGEAVKAAPTGYDLVMGQKDNLVIGPWLYKNLTWDPTKDLTAVAHVAYTPVVIATSANSKFKTLADVVAAAKAAPGTITYGSPGNGTSIHLAGDLFEKAAGIKLSHIPYKGSNPALMDALSGNVDLLMSSVPSAMAQIKSGKLRPLAVTSAKRSSSMPEVPTVSESGFKDFDVSTWYGVFAPAGTPATVVNVVNAEINKLLATPEMKAAIHAQGAEPEAMSAAQFNTLLKADYAKWKGIVEASGAKIE
- a CDS encoding universal stress protein; translated protein: MFKHILVPVDGSKTSMLAVSKAAGLAKTFGSTVTAVYVIDPYPFTGVGADFAYGQAQYISAATAEANAALEATKKAMADAGVQVTTVVGEGHAVHDGILRALESTGADLIVMGSHGRRGLEKLVLGSVTQRVLGVVHIPVLVVRD